The Acidiferrobacter thiooxydans sequence ATGAGCGGGGCGCCACGGCCGCGCGCCCGGAGCGTGTCATGACCGCGGTGCGCCAATTCACCCGTCCGCTCGTGGGTTCGTCGGCCTCGACCATCATCATCTTCACGCCGCTTGCCTTCCTGTCCGGCGTCACCGGGGCCTTTTTCCGGGCCCTGTCGCTCACCATGGCGGCGAGTCTCATCATCTCATTTTTTGTCGCCTGGCTGGCGGTGCCGATCCTTGCCGATCATTTCCTGAAGGCAAGCGATCTTGAGGCCGGCGAGGAGGGGCCCTGGACGCGCCGGGCGCACGCCCTCTATGAGCGCCTCATGCGCGCCATGTTCCGGGATCCACGGCGGCTGTTGCTGGCCATCGTCGCGCTCGTAGGGCTTGGGGTCACGGGCTTTGCGCTCACCGGTTCGGGATTCATGCCGTCGATGGACGAGGGCGGTTTTGTGTTGAATTACCGTGCCGCGCCTGGTACCTCGCTCACCGAGACCGCACGCCTGCTCGACAAGGTACAGAAGATCCTGCTCGCCGATCACAACATACGAACCTATTCCCTGCGCACCGGCCTACAGCTCGGCGGCGGCATTACGGGCACCAACGAAGGCGACTTCTTTGTGCTCCTGAAACCCTATCCGCGGCCCTCGGTATGGCGCATCATGGCGCATGTGCGCCGCGCGATCCACGAACGCGTGCCGGGTCTCAGAATCAGCATGGATCAACCCATGCAGGATTTGATCGGCGATCTGACGGGCGCCCCGCAACCGGTGGAGATCAAGGTATTTTCCGGCAACGGCCCGCTTTTACGGCGGCTTGGTCCGGAGATTGCCGCGCGCCTGCGGCGTATTCGCGGCATCGTGAACGTGCGCGATGGCATCGTCTATGCCGGCGATGCCGTGGAGATCCGCGTCAACCGCGCCAAGGCGGCCCTGGAGGGCGTGAACCCACAGAGTGTCACGCGCCAGCTCGCCGCGTATCTGAACGGCACGGTGGCGACCGACGTGCAACGCGGCGTGCGCATGATCGGGGTGCGGGTGTGGGTGCCGCGGCCGATGCGCCGGTCCTTGCACGCCATTCGCGACCTACGGCTGCGCGCCGCCAACGGCCGCCTGTTTCCATTGCGTGCGGTGGCCGTGGTGCGGCGCCTGAACGGCCAGCCGGAGATCGCGCGCGACAACCTAAAGCGCATGATCCCGATCACCGCGCGCATCGCCGGACGCAGCCTCGGTGGGGTGATGCACGATGTGAAGAGGCTCATGGCGCGCCGCAACTTTCTGCCTCCTGGGGTCTATGCCACGCTCGGTGGCGTGTATGTGCAACAACAGATCGCGTTCGCCGGCCTTATGGCGGTGTTCGTGGCGGCCGTGGCGCTCGTGTTTCTGCTGCTGCTCTTTCTGTACGAGCGCTTTCTCGTGACTTTTGCGCTGATGGCCACCACCTTGCTGGCGCTATCGGCGGTATTCGTCGGTCTGTGGGTGACAGGGACGGAACTCAATATCTCGTCGATGATGGGCATGACCATGGTGGTGGGTATCGTCACCGAGGTCGCGATCTTTTACTACTCCGAGTATCAGGACGTGGGTGAGGGGGATGTCGTGGAGTGCCTGATCGCGGCCGGCAAGAACCGGCTGCGGCCGATCGCGATGACCACGCTGGCGGCAATCCTGGCGCTCCTACCGCTCGCCTCGGGCTGGGGTCAGGGCTCGGCCATGCAGCAGCCACTCGCCATTGCCATCATATCCGGTCTCCTGGTGCAGCTGCCGCTCGCGCTGGTGGCCTTGCCGCTGTTCCTGTCGTGGGGTATTCGCTACCGCTCGTCCGAATCGTGACAAAAAACCCGGCCGGGCCGGGTTTCAAGGTGTTATGATCCAACCTGCTAGGTGTCAGACCGCGCGAATATTGGACGCCTGGGGTCCTTTGGGGCCGTGCTGGACCTCGAACTCGACCTCCTGGCCCTCTTTCAGGGTCTTGTAGCCGTCCATCTGAATGGCCGAGAAGTGGGCAAACACGTCGTCACCCCCCGCGCTCGGTGAGATGAAGCCGTATCCCTTGCTTGCATTGAACCACTTCACAATACCTGTTGCCATGCCATGATCCCCCTACTGATAGCGTGTCGCCCGCAATGCTGTGCTTGAAAACGGGTCATATTTTAGGTAATTCTAATAAAGGCCTATGAAGCGAGCCCGTCGTTATTCATGCGCATTTCTTTTGTCAAGTCAAGATGGGCGACGAAAGGGGGTGAATGAGCCCTGGACGCGTGCGTGCGATCGGCAGAAAATCGCGTCATGGCGGCGTAATGGTGAAGGAGGTCTGAGTGCAAGCAGGACGGGCCGGTCATGGCGGATAGGCGCCCTGGGGGTGTGGCGGATCTCGATGTCCAAGAGGCCAAGCCCAAGGTCGCTTTACCGCCCCTTTACAAGGTGATTATCCTGAATGACGATTATACCCCGATGGACTTCGTGGTGCTCGTGCTCGAACGGTTCTTCAACAAGAACCGCGAGGAAGCGACGCGCATCATGCTGCATGTGCATCAACGCGGCGTGGGTGTATGCGGCGTATATACAAGGGAAGTCGCCGAGACTAAAGTAAGACAAGTGACCAATTTCTCTGGCGAGAATCAGCATCCCTTGCAGTGCACGCTAGAGCCGGAGTAGGGGTCGGTACTTACGTGATTTGGAGGTGTTCCTTCCCATGTTATCCCAGGAACTCGAATTTTCCCTGAACATGGCCTTCCAGGAGGCTCGCGAGAAGCGCCATGAGTTCATTACCGTCGAGCATCTCCTGGCCGCGCTCCTCGACAACCCGAGCGCGGCGCGCGTGCTGCGCGCCTGCGGGGGGAATATCGAGGAGTTGCGGCGTAGCCTGTCTGCCTTCCTGCGCGAGAACATCCCGACGCTCGCCCCCGGCAGTCAGGTCGAGACCCAGCCTACCCTGGGCTTTCAGCGCGTCATTCAACGCGCCGTGCTGCACGTCCAGGGGGTGGGCAAAAAGGAGGTCACGGGCGCGAATGTGCTGGTGGCGATTTTCAGCGAGAAAGAGTCGCATGCGGTCTATTTCCTGCAAAAGCAGAATATCACCCGCTTCGATGTCGTGAATTACATCTCGCATGGTATCTCCAAGGTGCCGGGCGAGGGGCACGAGTTGTCGGCGTCCGAGGAGCAGGAAGAGGGGACCACTGCTAACGAGCGCGGGGCGCTGGATGTGTTTGCCGTCAACCTGAATGAACAGGCGCGGCTCGGAAAGATCGACCCCTTGATCGGGCGCGACCAGGAGATGAGCCGTACCGTGCAGATCCTCTGCCGGCGCCGCAAAAACAACCCGTTATATGTGGGCGAGGCCGGGGTCGGCAAGACCGCGATCGCCGAGGGTCTCGCCAAGAAGATCGTGGATGGTGATGTGCCGGAGGTGCTGGCGCATAGCACCATCTATGCGCTTGACATGGGGGCGCTGCTCGCCGGTACCAAATACCGGGGGGATTTCGAGAAGCGTTTGAAGGCGGTCATAACCCATCTGAAGAAGCAGGACAACGCCATCCTTTTTATCGATGAGATCCACACCATCATCGGGGCGGGCGCGGCCTCGGGAGGGGCGATGGACGCCTCCAATCTGCTGAAGCCCGCACTGGCGTCTGGCGAACTCAAATGCATAGGCTCGACCACCTATCAAGAGTATCGCGGCATCTTCGAAAAGGATCGCGCGCTCTCGCGCCGGTTCCAGAAGATCGACGTGCCGGAGCCTTCGGTGGAAGAGGCCGTGCAGATCCTGCGCGGACTGAAAGGGCGCTTCGAGCAGCACCATGGCGTGCGCTATACGCAGCAGGCGCTGCGTACCGCAGTCGAACTGTCGAGCCGCTATATAGGGGATCGGCATCTACCGGACAAGGCCATCGACGTGATTGATGAGGCCGGGGCCAGCGTCCATCTGACGGCACCTAGCCGCCGCAAGAAGACCATCGGCGTGCCCGAGATCGAGGAGATCGTGGCGCGTATCGCACGCATCCCGCAAAAGCATGTCTCGACGTCGGATCGCGAGGCGCTGCGCAATCTCGAGCGCGACCTGAAGCTCGTGGTGTTCGGCCAGGATGCCGCGGTCGAGGCGCTGGCGGCGTCCATCAAGATGGCGCGCTCGGGATTACGTGAGGGCGACAAGCCGATCGGATCGTATTTGTTCTCGGGCCCCACCGGGGTGGGCAAGACCGAGGTCACGCGCCAGCTTGCCTATATCATGGGGTTGCAGCTCGTACGTTTTGACATGTCCGAATACATGGAAAGGCACACGGTGTCGCGTCTCATCGGCGCGCCACCGGGCTACGTTGGCTTCGATCAGGGCGGACTGTTGACCGACGCCATCAACAAGCACCCGCATTGTGTGCTGTTGCTAGATGAGATCGAAAAGGCCCATCCGGGGGTGTTCAACCTATTGCTGCAGGTCATGGACCACGGCACACTCACGGACAATAACGGCCGCAAGGCGGATTTCCGGCACGTGATCATCGTCATGACCACCAATGCCGGCGCCGAGCAGATGGGCCGTTCGGGCATGGGCTTTTTGCCATCGGAGAAGGCCGGGGAGGAGTTTGTTGCGATCAAGCAGACCTTTACCCCGGAATTTCGCAACCGACTTGATGCCATCATAAGCTTTGCGGCCCTGTCGCCGGAGACCATTGCCCATGTCGTCGACAAATTCGTAGTCGAGCTCGAGGGGCAGCTTGAAGACAAGGGCGTAACCATCGACGTCGAACCCTCGGCGCGCGCCTGGCTTGCGCGCCATGGCTACGACGTCGCCATGGGCGCACGGCCGATGGCACGGATCATACAGGAGCGGATCAAAAAACCGCTGGCCAATGAACTTCTATTCGGGCGACTCGCTAATGGCGGCGCTGTGAGTGTGCGGGAGGAAAACGACGGCCTCATCTTCGATTATGCCGAAAAGCCGGTGGGCGTACAGGAGTAGACTCGTCGTCAGGACCAGGGAGCGGGCGCCGCGATCACCCCTGCAGGGCCTGCTGCCGTCGTGCCCGCTCTATGAGCGGGTGCCGACGCGTGATGAGTCCGGTCATCTGTTGAGCGATTTCATGATGCTGATCCCGGGCCTGGGGCAGCGCCCTGGTCCCGAATGCCGTGAAGTCATGGGCCGCGTCGACGGTGTGCTAAAGGGCTTTCCCGAGGTGGTGTTTGCGGACATGAACCTGCGGCTCAACCTTTTGTGGGTAAGCGTGCGCGCGCGCCCCGGCGTCATTCTCGACATCGCATGCTGCTTGAAATTTCACGTGCCGGAGGCGTTGCTCGTCGGTCCCAAGACGTCTTGAGGCCGATGGGTCCCTTAGCGGGCGCGAAAGACGATGCGACCCTTGGTCAGGTCGTAAGGGGTGAGCTGGACGGTCACCTTGTCGCCGGTGAGGATGCGGATATAGTTCTTGCGCATCTTGCCGGAGATATGGGCGGTGACGACGTGACCGTTGTCGAGCTTGACGCGGAATAGGGTGTTGGGGAGGGTGTCGACGATGGTACCCTCCATTTCGATATGCTCTTCCTTAGACACTCTCTCTCGCTCCCGAAGAAGGCGCTTATGATGCCCGAAGCCCGGGATCGCGTAAAGTCATTTTGGGCCGAGGCCCGTTGGGAACGATGCGCTTTACGAATGGCAGCGGCAGCGGGCGGCAAAAGGACGGGCGTCAACGCAGATCGAGCGGCGACCAGCGACCGTTGCGGTAGGCCTCGAGCGGCCGAAACCGGGCCTTGTAGGCCATCTTCTCGCTGTCTTTGACCCAGTACCCGAGATACAGGAACGGCAGGCCGCAGCGATGCGTCTCGGCGATCTGCCAGACAATGGCGTAGGTACCGAGCCCGCGTTGGGCCAGGGATGGATCGTAGAAGGTATAGACCGCCGACAGACCGTCGGGCAACGTGTCGATCACGGCGACACCGGCAAGCACCCCGCCGATGCGAAATTCGTGGAAGGCCGTATTACTATGGCGGCTTACGAGGAAGCGTAAATAGGTCGCTGGGTCGGGATTGGCCATGGCCCCGGCCGGGTGGCGGGCGTCCTGATAACGCAGAAACAGCGCGAAATGCTCGGCGTCGAAGGCCGCCGGCCGTGCGATCACCACGACATCGTCGTTGCGCGCGGCCGCGCGTCGCTGGGCCCGGCTGGGGACGAAGGCCGCGACCGGGATACGCACCGGAATGCAGGCCTGGCACCCCGGACAGTGCGGGCGGTATATGAGGTCCCCGCTGCGGCGAAACCCGCGGCGATTGAAGTCGCCGAGCAGTTCGGGGGTTAGCGGATAGCGCGGATCGATGAACAGGGTGCTGGCTGTCTGATGGGGCAGATAGCTGCAGGCGTGGGTGGTCGACAAAAACAGGTGCGGTGCCCCTTTGATGGCAGTCACGGTGCGTCCTCCACGGCGGTCGTCCAGCGGCCGGCGGCAATCGGCAGCCCCACCGCCCGACGCAGCTCATGAAGAAAGACCCGACGCGGCATGAGTCGCGCCCCGAGCGACGCCATGTGCTCGGACGGCACCTGGCAGTCTATGAGGGTAAACCCGGCGGCGGTGAGGCGCGCGATAAGGCCCACGAACGCGATCTTTGAGGCGTAGCTTGCCATACTGAACATGGATTCCCCGAAAAACGC is a genomic window containing:
- the clpS gene encoding ATP-dependent Clp protease adapter ClpS, which produces MADRRPGGVADLDVQEAKPKVALPPLYKVIILNDDYTPMDFVVLVLERFFNKNREEATRIMLHVHQRGVGVCGVYTREVAETKVRQVTNFSGENQHPLQCTLEPE
- the infA gene encoding translation initiation factor IF-1; this encodes MSKEEHIEMEGTIVDTLPNTLFRVKLDNGHVVTAHISGKMRKNYIRILTGDKVTVQLTPYDLTKGRIVFRAR
- a CDS encoding cold-shock protein, with the protein product MATGIVKWFNASKGYGFISPSAGGDDVFAHFSAIQMDGYKTLKEGQEVEFEVQHGPKGPQASNIRAV
- a CDS encoding efflux RND transporter permease subunit, with protein sequence MNLSGWIQRHRRSLLFLMALLVLGGVYSGTRLPVALFPHVAFPRVEIYANAGDRPAKRMLIQVTYPVEEAVRGIPGVVGVRSTTSRGSADFFINFHWGENMTTATLEVQAALAEINRRLPTDTTFQVRRMRPTIFRMLAYTFTSRRVSQVTLRDIARYQLRPLLSAIPGVARVGVLGGRTEEYRVTVNPARLAEYGLTIGDVARALAHSNVLRTVGHLQENYRFYLVISNTRLHRLRDIRRTVLRSGGNGIVRLDEVATVARALKPQWTQVVADGQPAVSVQIYQQPGGNTVAITRTVKKVLRRFERGLPRGVHVRKWYDQGVLIQAAAHSVRDAVLIGALLAALVLLLFLRNVRITFIALITVPSVLAATMLLLFALHMSFNIMTLGGMAASVGLIIDDTIVMLEHIMRRLHERGATAARPERVMTAVRQFTRPLVGSSASTIIIFTPLAFLSGVTGAFFRALSLTMAASLIISFFVAWLAVPILADHFLKASDLEAGEEGPWTRRAHALYERLMRAMFRDPRRLLLAIVALVGLGVTGFALTGSGFMPSMDEGGFVLNYRAAPGTSLTETARLLDKVQKILLADHNIRTYSLRTGLQLGGGITGTNEGDFFVLLKPYPRPSVWRIMAHVRRAIHERVPGLRISMDQPMQDLIGDLTGAPQPVEIKVFSGNGPLLRRLGPEIAARLRRIRGIVNVRDGIVYAGDAVEIRVNRAKAALEGVNPQSVTRQLAAYLNGTVATDVQRGVRMIGVRVWVPRPMRRSLHAIRDLRLRAANGRLFPLRAVAVVRRLNGQPEIARDNLKRMIPITARIAGRSLGGVMHDVKRLMARRNFLPPGVYATLGGVYVQQQIAFAGLMAVFVAAVALVFLLLLFLYERFLVTFALMATTLLALSAVFVGLWVTGTELNISSMMGMTMVVGIVTEVAIFYYSEYQDVGEGDVVECLIAAGKNRLRPIAMTTLAAILALLPLASGWGQGSAMQQPLAIAIISGLLVQLPLALVALPLFLSWGIRYRSSES
- a CDS encoding arginyltransferase, yielding MTAIKGAPHLFLSTTHACSYLPHQTASTLFIDPRYPLTPELLGDFNRRGFRRSGDLIYRPHCPGCQACIPVRIPVAAFVPSRAQRRAAARNDDVVVIARPAAFDAEHFALFLRYQDARHPAGAMANPDPATYLRFLVSRHSNTAFHEFRIGGVLAGVAVIDTLPDGLSAVYTFYDPSLAQRGLGTYAIVWQIAETHRCGLPFLYLGYWVKDSEKMAYKARFRPLEAYRNGRWSPLDLR
- the clpA gene encoding ATP-dependent Clp protease ATP-binding subunit ClpA; this encodes MLSQELEFSLNMAFQEAREKRHEFITVEHLLAALLDNPSAARVLRACGGNIEELRRSLSAFLRENIPTLAPGSQVETQPTLGFQRVIQRAVLHVQGVGKKEVTGANVLVAIFSEKESHAVYFLQKQNITRFDVVNYISHGISKVPGEGHELSASEEQEEGTTANERGALDVFAVNLNEQARLGKIDPLIGRDQEMSRTVQILCRRRKNNPLYVGEAGVGKTAIAEGLAKKIVDGDVPEVLAHSTIYALDMGALLAGTKYRGDFEKRLKAVITHLKKQDNAILFIDEIHTIIGAGAASGGAMDASNLLKPALASGELKCIGSTTYQEYRGIFEKDRALSRRFQKIDVPEPSVEEAVQILRGLKGRFEQHHGVRYTQQALRTAVELSSRYIGDRHLPDKAIDVIDEAGASVHLTAPSRRKKTIGVPEIEEIVARIARIPQKHVSTSDREALRNLERDLKLVVFGQDAAVEALAASIKMARSGLREGDKPIGSYLFSGPTGVGKTEVTRQLAYIMGLQLVRFDMSEYMERHTVSRLIGAPPGYVGFDQGGLLTDAINKHPHCVLLLDEIEKAHPGVFNLLLQVMDHGTLTDNNGRKADFRHVIIVMTTNAGAEQMGRSGMGFLPSEKAGEEFVAIKQTFTPEFRNRLDAIISFAALSPETIAHVVDKFVVELEGQLEDKGVTIDVEPSARAWLARHGYDVAMGARPMARIIQERIKKPLANELLFGRLANGGAVSVREENDGLIFDYAEKPVGVQE